One Vibrio sp. 16 genomic window carries:
- the purL gene encoding phosphoribosylformylglycinamidine synthase produces MRIFRGSPALSEFRVNKLLELCRELSLPVTGIYAEFAHFAELSAELDDQEVEKLEKLLTYGPTIEEHEPEGLLLLATPRPGTISPWSSKSTDIANNCGLAKVVRLERGTAYYIETSSELSELQLVELKAILHDRMMEVIFTDFDSAAALFQVAEPAPVADVDLLNGGRAALENANVTLGLALADDEIEYLYDAFVNKLDRNPTDIELMMFAQANSEHCRHKIFNADWTIDGVKQEKSLFKMIKNTFEVTPDNVLSAYKDNAAVMVGSDVGRFFPNPETRQYGYSQEKAHILMKVETHNHPTAISPWPGASTGSGGEIRDEGATGIGGKPKAGLVGFTTSNLRIPGFEQPWETDFGKPGRIVNALDIMLEGPLGGAAFNNEFGRPNLLGYFRTYEEKVNSHAGVEVRGYHKPIMIAGGMGNIRDEHVQKKEIPVGASLIVLGGPAMNIGLGGGAASSMASGQSAEDLDFASVQRENPEMERRCQEVIDRCWQLGDANPIAFIHDVGAGGISNALPELVDDGERGGIFQLRDVPNDEPGMSPLEIWCNESQERYVMAVAPENMEVFDAICKRERAPYAVVGVATEERELKLEDSHFENTPIDMPMDVLLGKTPKMHRDAKTLKANNPAVNRDGIELNEAVDRVLRLPTVAEKTFLITIGDRTVTGLVARDQMVGPWQVPVANCAVTAASYDTYHGEAMSMGERTPVALLDFGASARLAVGEAITNIAATNIGDIKHIKLSANWMSPAGHPGEDAGLYEAVKAVGEELCPALGLTIPVGKDSMSMKTKWEENGEQKEVTSPLSLIITAFARVEDVRKTITPQLRTDKGDTSLVLIDLGNGQNRLGATALAQVYKQLGDKPADVDNAAQLKGFYDGVQTLVANDQVVAYHDKGDGGLFVTLAEMAFAGHCGVKADIADLGDDALASLFNEELGAVLQVKNDDLDAVLSTLAANGLEACSHVIGSVEASDELVITSGDTVVLERNRTELRTIWAETTHKMQGLRDNPACADQEHEAKKDNSDPGLNVKLSFDVNEDIAAPYIAKGAKPKMAILREQGVNSHVEMAAAFDRAGFEATDIHMSDILTGQAVLEEYQGLVACGGFSYGDVLGAGEGWAKSILFNEQARNQFEGFFQREDTFSLGVCNGCQMLSNLKELIPGADLWPRFVRNESERFEARFSLVEVQKSDSVFFDGMAGSRMPIAVSHGEGRVEVRDADHLAAIEASGTVAVRYVDNHGNPTQQYPNNPNGSPNAITGLTTQDGRVTIMMPHPERVFRTVANSWSPEGWGENGAWMRMFQNARKNLG; encoded by the coding sequence ATGAGAATTTTTCGTGGCTCCCCAGCTCTATCTGAATTTCGTGTTAACAAGCTTCTAGAGCTTTGTCGTGAACTTAGCCTGCCTGTCACAGGCATTTACGCTGAGTTTGCCCATTTTGCTGAACTTTCAGCAGAGCTAGATGATCAAGAAGTTGAGAAACTTGAAAAACTACTGACTTACGGTCCAACAATTGAAGAGCATGAGCCAGAAGGTTTGCTTCTGCTCGCAACTCCTCGCCCGGGCACTATTTCTCCTTGGTCTTCAAAATCGACCGATATCGCCAACAACTGTGGTTTAGCCAAAGTGGTACGCCTAGAGCGCGGTACTGCTTACTACATCGAAACATCCTCTGAACTTTCAGAGCTTCAACTGGTTGAGCTTAAAGCGATTCTGCACGACCGTATGATGGAAGTTATCTTCACTGACTTCGATTCAGCAGCGGCACTTTTCCAAGTAGCAGAGCCAGCGCCAGTAGCAGATGTAGACCTACTCAATGGTGGTCGTGCTGCGCTTGAAAACGCAAACGTTACCCTCGGTCTTGCACTTGCAGATGATGAAATCGAGTACCTTTACGATGCGTTCGTAAACAAGCTAGATCGTAACCCAACAGACATCGAGCTAATGATGTTTGCACAGGCGAACTCGGAGCACTGTCGTCACAAGATCTTCAACGCAGACTGGACTATCGACGGTGTTAAGCAAGAGAAGTCTCTGTTCAAGATGATCAAAAATACATTCGAAGTAACACCAGACAATGTGTTATCTGCCTATAAAGATAACGCAGCAGTCATGGTGGGCTCTGATGTAGGTCGTTTCTTCCCGAACCCAGAAACTCGCCAGTACGGTTACAGCCAAGAGAAAGCGCATATCCTAATGAAGGTGGAAACGCACAACCACCCGACAGCGATCTCTCCTTGGCCGGGCGCTTCGACTGGTTCAGGCGGTGAAATTCGTGACGAAGGCGCAACGGGTATCGGTGGTAAGCCAAAAGCAGGTCTAGTTGGTTTCACCACTTCAAACCTACGTATTCCTGGTTTTGAACAGCCATGGGAAACAGATTTCGGTAAGCCAGGTCGCATCGTTAACGCCCTAGATATCATGCTAGAAGGCCCACTTGGTGGCGCGGCGTTCAACAACGAATTTGGTCGTCCAAACCTACTTGGTTACTTCCGAACTTATGAAGAGAAAGTAAACTCTCACGCCGGTGTTGAGGTTCGTGGTTACCACAAGCCAATCATGATTGCTGGTGGTATGGGTAACATCCGCGACGAGCACGTGCAGAAGAAAGAGATCCCAGTCGGCGCAAGCCTAATCGTATTGGGTGGTCCTGCAATGAACATCGGTCTTGGCGGTGGTGCAGCTTCTTCAATGGCATCTGGTCAATCAGCAGAAGACCTAGATTTCGCTTCAGTACAGCGTGAAAACCCAGAGATGGAGCGTCGTTGTCAGGAAGTGATCGACCGTTGTTGGCAACTTGGCGATGCTAACCCAATTGCGTTCATCCACGATGTGGGCGCGGGCGGTATCTCTAACGCACTTCCAGAGCTTGTTGATGATGGCGAACGTGGTGGTATCTTCCAACTGCGTGACGTGCCAAATGACGAGCCGGGCATGAGCCCACTTGAGATCTGGTGTAACGAATCTCAAGAGCGTTACGTAATGGCAGTTGCGCCAGAGAATATGGAAGTATTCGATGCGATCTGTAAGCGTGAGCGCGCACCATACGCAGTAGTTGGTGTGGCAACAGAAGAGCGTGAACTGAAACTTGAAGATTCACACTTCGAGAACACGCCAATCGACATGCCAATGGATGTGCTTCTAGGTAAGACGCCTAAGATGCACCGTGATGCGAAAACGCTAAAAGCAAACAACCCAGCGGTTAACCGTGACGGTATCGAGCTAAACGAAGCAGTGGATCGCGTTCTACGTCTTCCAACGGTTGCAGAAAAAACATTCCTAATCACTATCGGTGACCGCACGGTGACTGGTCTTGTTGCGCGTGACCAAATGGTTGGCCCGTGGCAGGTTCCAGTTGCTAACTGCGCAGTAACAGCAGCAAGTTACGACACTTACCACGGTGAGGCTATGTCAATGGGTGAGCGTACGCCAGTTGCTCTACTAGACTTCGGTGCTTCTGCTCGTCTAGCGGTGGGTGAAGCGATCACTAACATCGCCGCGACAAACATCGGTGATATCAAACACATTAAACTGTCTGCAAACTGGATGTCTCCAGCAGGTCACCCGGGTGAAGATGCTGGTCTTTACGAAGCAGTGAAAGCCGTGGGTGAAGAGCTATGTCCAGCACTTGGTCTGACTATCCCTGTGGGTAAAGACTCAATGTCGATGAAGACTAAGTGGGAAGAGAATGGCGAGCAGAAAGAAGTCACGTCTCCGCTATCTCTGATCATCACTGCGTTTGCTCGTGTTGAAGATGTTCGTAAGACAATCACTCCTCAGCTTCGCACTGACAAAGGTGACACGTCACTAGTACTTATTGACCTAGGTAACGGTCAAAATCGTCTAGGTGCAACAGCACTAGCGCAGGTTTACAAACAGCTTGGTGACAAGCCAGCAGACGTAGACAACGCAGCGCAACTAAAAGGTTTCTACGACGGCGTTCAAACTCTTGTAGCGAACGATCAAGTAGTGGCTTATCACGATAAGGGTGACGGTGGTCTATTCGTTACTCTAGCTGAAATGGCATTCGCAGGTCACTGTGGTGTGAAAGCAGATATTGCTGACCTAGGTGACGATGCTCTAGCCTCTCTATTTAACGAAGAGCTAGGTGCGGTACTTCAGGTTAAGAATGATGACCTGGACGCTGTACTTTCAACGCTAGCAGCAAACGGTCTTGAAGCATGTTCACACGTTATTGGCTCTGTAGAAGCATCTGATGAGCTAGTGATTACTTCTGGTGACACAGTCGTTCTAGAGCGTAACCGTACTGAACTACGTACAATCTGGGCTGAGACTACGCACAAGATGCAAGGTCTACGTGATAACCCAGCATGTGCTGACCAAGAGCACGAAGCTAAGAAAGACAACTCTGACCCAGGTCTGAACGTTAAGCTAAGCTTCGATGTGAACGAAGATATTGCCGCACCATATATCGCGAAAGGCGCTAAGCCTAAGATGGCAATCTTACGTGAGCAGGGTGTTAACTCTCACGTTGAGATGGCAGCAGCATTCGACCGTGCTGGCTTTGAAGCAACTGATATTCACATGAGCGATATCCTAACCGGTCAAGCTGTGCTAGAAGAGTACCAAGGTCTAGTAGCTTGTGGTGGCTTCTCTTACGGTGACGTTCTAGGTGCCGGTGAAGGTTGGGCGAAATCTATCTTGTTCAACGAACAAGCTCGCAACCAGTTTGAAGGCTTCTTCCAGCGTGAAGATACGTTCTCTCTAGGTGTGTGTAACGGCTGTCAGATGCTATCGAACCTGAAAGAGCTAATTCCAGGTGCAGACCTATGGCCACGCTTCGTTCGCAATGAGTCTGAGCGTTTTGAAGCTCGCTTCAGCCTAGTAGAAGTTCAGAAGTCTGACTCTGTATTCTTCGATGGTATGGCAGGTTCTCGTATGCCAATCGCAGTATCTCACGGTGAAGGTCGCGTAGAAGTTCGTGACGCTGACCACCTAGCGGCGATTGAAGCATCAGGTACGGTTGCGGTTCGCTACGTGGACAACCACGGTAACCCAACGCAGCAATACCCGAACAACCCGAACGGTTCACCAAACGCAATCACAGGTCTTACGACTCAAGATGGCCGCGTAACTATCATGATGCCACACCCAGAGCGTGTATTCCGTACAGTGGCTAACTCATGGTCTCCAGAAGGTTGGGGCGAGAACGGTGCTTGGATGCGTATGTTCCAAAACGCACGTAAGAACTTAGGTTAA
- the upp gene encoding uracil phosphoribosyltransferase: protein MKVVEVKHPLVKHKLGLMREGDISTKRFRELATEVGSLLTYEATADFETEKVTIEGWNGPVEVDQIKGKKVTVVPILRAGLGMMDGVLEHMPSARISVVGIYRDEETLEPVPYFNKLASNMDERIALVVDPMLATGGSMIATIDLLKEKGCKAIKVLVLVSAPEGIEALEKAHPDVELFTAAIDEKLNDKGYIVPGLGDAGDKIFGTL, encoded by the coding sequence ATGAAAGTTGTTGAAGTAAAACACCCTCTTGTTAAGCACAAACTAGGTCTAATGAGAGAAGGTGACATCAGCACGAAGCGCTTTCGCGAGCTAGCCACAGAAGTTGGTAGCCTACTAACGTACGAAGCGACTGCAGACTTTGAAACGGAAAAAGTAACCATTGAAGGTTGGAATGGTCCTGTTGAAGTTGACCAAATCAAAGGTAAAAAGGTAACCGTTGTGCCTATCCTACGTGCAGGTTTGGGTATGATGGATGGTGTTCTTGAGCACATGCCAAGTGCTCGTATCAGCGTTGTTGGTATTTACCGTGATGAAGAAACACTTGAGCCAGTACCATACTTCAACAAGCTAGCGTCTAACATGGATGAGCGTATTGCGCTTGTTGTTGACCCTATGCTAGCGACAGGTGGTTCAATGATCGCTACTATCGACCTACTTAAAGAGAAAGGTTGTAAAGCGATTAAAGTTCTCGTTTTAGTTTCTGCTCCTGAAGGTATCGAAGCGTTAGAAAAAGCACACCCAGATGTTGAGCTATTCACTGCTGCGATCGATGAGAAGCTAAACGATAAAGGCTACATCGTCCCTGGTCTTGGTGACGCAGGCGATAAAATCTTCGGTACGCTATAA
- a CDS encoding TraB/GumN family protein, producing MRILIATLAGLLTSPALVAEPLFWQANKGALTYYIFGSVHVGDESMYPLPNKVTNKLQESDGLIIEADIRNTQGISYPPITLLSKDVLTNKHKDELKGIATLLELNSDQLLNSPPWAAALAIQMKQIEYLGYQAEKGVDTHLMDKASLRDTPIISLESLQSQIDLLTGQAQSGKELLVSAIEEFDHSEDATRCLIKSWQAGDLDKLIEFSSLTEMSPEFEQSFLIDRNLNWVKQLASPDWSKGNKGSYMMVVGTLHLIGEHSVIELLKQDGFAVKQLSESKQAFCEFQY from the coding sequence ATGCGAATTCTCATCGCCACGCTGGCTGGCTTACTAACTAGCCCCGCATTGGTAGCCGAACCGCTTTTTTGGCAAGCGAACAAAGGCGCGCTCACCTACTACATATTCGGTTCAGTCCATGTCGGAGATGAGAGTATGTACCCTCTCCCCAATAAAGTGACAAATAAGCTTCAGGAGAGCGATGGGTTGATTATTGAAGCCGATATTCGAAATACACAAGGGATCAGTTATCCACCCATCACCCTTTTGAGCAAAGATGTCCTAACGAACAAACATAAGGATGAGTTGAAGGGCATCGCGACTTTGCTCGAATTGAACTCCGACCAATTACTCAACTCACCGCCATGGGCAGCCGCCTTGGCTATTCAGATGAAACAAATTGAGTACTTAGGCTATCAAGCCGAGAAGGGAGTCGACACGCACTTGATGGACAAGGCATCGTTAAGAGATACGCCTATCATCAGCCTAGAAAGCCTTCAGTCGCAAATCGATTTGCTGACAGGGCAAGCTCAATCAGGGAAAGAACTACTCGTAAGTGCGATTGAAGAGTTTGACCACTCTGAAGACGCAACTCGCTGCTTGATTAAAAGTTGGCAAGCGGGTGACTTAGATAAATTAATCGAGTTTTCCTCTCTTACGGAAATGTCACCAGAGTTTGAACAGTCATTTTTAATAGATCGTAATCTAAATTGGGTGAAGCAGTTGGCCAGTCCTGATTGGTCTAAAGGCAATAAAGGCTCTTACATGATGGTCGTGGGTACACTACACCTCATTGGTGAGCACAGTGTGATTGAGTTACTCAAACAAGATGGCTTTGCGGTAAAACAACTTTCAGAGAGTAAACAGGCATTTTGTGAGTTTCAGTATTAG
- a CDS encoding DUF3149 domain-containing protein yields the protein MDFWLDLLFGNAVGLSSMIVIFGALGLMLFYGGFIIYKVMNDKSPH from the coding sequence ATGGACTTTTGGCTTGATCTCCTATTTGGTAATGCGGTAGGTCTATCTTCAATGATTGTGATCTTTGGCGCCTTAGGTCTAATGCTATTCTATGGCGGTTTCATCATCTACAAAGTGATGAACGACAAATCTCCTCACTAG
- a CDS encoding YaeP family protein, which produces MQVYGCCELVRELYAQIGSGDQAYVPQAISCAVRALNDIAADDSLPKEAREKAAFAAANLLISDFEDK; this is translated from the coding sequence ATGCAAGTATACGGCTGTTGTGAATTGGTTCGTGAGCTGTACGCTCAGATCGGTAGTGGCGATCAAGCTTATGTCCCTCAGGCAATATCTTGTGCAGTACGAGCACTAAATGACATCGCTGCGGATGACTCTTTACCAAAGGAAGCCAGAGAAAAAGCCGCTTTCGCTGCTGCTAATCTACTTATCTCGGACTTCGAGGATAAGTAA
- the purM gene encoding phosphoribosylformylglycinamidine cyclo-ligase produces MSADNTSLSYKDAGVDIDAGNALVDRIKGAVKRTRRPEVMGGIGGFGALCELPTKYKQPVLVSGTDGVGTKLRLALDMNKHDTIGVDLVAMCVNDLIVQGAEPLFFLDYYATGKLDVDTAADVVSGIADGCIQAGCALIGGETAEMPGMYEGEDYDVAGFCVGVVEKEDVIDGTKVAAGDALIAVGSSGPHSNGYSLIRKILEVSGADKNEELAGRTIGEHLLEPTKIYIKSALKMIEKHDIHAISHITGGGFWENIPRVLPEGTKAVVDGNSWEWPIIFKWLQEKGNVTTHEMYRTFNCGVGLVIALPKDQADAAVELLNAEGENAWVIGEIASAEAGEEQVEIK; encoded by the coding sequence GTGAGTGCTGATAACACATCTCTTAGCTATAAAGACGCTGGCGTAGATATCGATGCAGGCAACGCGCTTGTTGACCGTATTAAAGGTGCTGTAAAACGCACACGTCGCCCAGAAGTAATGGGTGGTATTGGTGGTTTTGGCGCATTGTGTGAACTGCCAACAAAATACAAACAACCTGTGTTGGTATCAGGTACTGATGGCGTAGGAACCAAACTTCGCCTCGCTTTGGATATGAACAAGCACGACACAATCGGCGTTGACCTTGTTGCTATGTGTGTGAACGATCTTATTGTTCAAGGCGCGGAGCCTCTATTTTTCCTAGATTACTACGCTACGGGCAAACTCGACGTTGACACCGCAGCAGACGTTGTCTCTGGCATCGCTGATGGTTGTATTCAGGCAGGTTGTGCGCTAATTGGTGGTGAAACCGCTGAAATGCCAGGCATGTACGAAGGCGAAGACTACGACGTCGCTGGCTTCTGTGTCGGCGTGGTAGAAAAAGAAGACGTGATCGACGGCACCAAAGTTGCTGCTGGCGATGCGCTTATCGCGGTCGGCTCAAGTGGTCCACACTCAAACGGTTACTCATTAATCCGTAAGATCCTTGAAGTATCTGGCGCAGACAAAAACGAAGAGCTAGCAGGTCGCACAATCGGCGAGCACCTACTAGAACCAACCAAGATTTACATCAAATCAGCACTGAAAATGATTGAGAAACACGACATTCACGCGATTTCTCACATCACAGGTGGTGGTTTCTGGGAAAACATCCCGCGCGTACTTCCTGAAGGTACTAAAGCGGTTGTTGATGGTAACAGCTGGGAATGGCCAATCATCTTCAAATGGCTACAAGAGAAAGGCAACGTAACGACTCACGAAATGTATCGCACATTCAACTGTGGTGTTGGCCTAGTGATTGCTCTTCCGAAAGATCAAGCTGATGCAGCGGTTGAACTTCTAAATGCAGAAGGTGAAAACGCTTGGGTAATCGGTGAGATCGCTTCTGCTGAAGCCGGCGAAGAACAAGTAGAGATCAAATAA
- the purN gene encoding phosphoribosylglycinamide formyltransferase, giving the protein MKSIVVLVSGNGSNLQAIIDACSKDITNGRVTAVFSNKANVFALERAEKAGAAAHFLDPKAFDTRDAFDKELMKQIDEYQPDVVVLAGYMRILSGEFVRHYQGRMINIHPSLLPKYPGLNTYQRAIHAGDEEHGTSVHFVTEQLDGGPVILQAKVPIFDEDTVETLTERVQTQEHRIYPLVVKWLVEERLVMKDEKEAYLDGELLGIHGYAAQE; this is encoded by the coding sequence ATGAAGAGTATCGTTGTTTTAGTTTCAGGAAACGGTTCTAACCTACAAGCAATTATTGATGCTTGCAGCAAAGACATTACTAACGGTCGTGTCACGGCGGTCTTTTCCAACAAAGCGAATGTCTTTGCCTTAGAGCGAGCAGAAAAAGCAGGGGCAGCCGCTCACTTCCTTGATCCTAAAGCTTTCGATACTCGTGACGCGTTTGATAAAGAGCTCATGAAGCAGATCGACGAATATCAACCTGATGTCGTTGTACTTGCTGGCTATATGCGTATTCTGAGCGGTGAGTTTGTTCGTCACTACCAAGGACGTATGATCAATATTCACCCTTCTCTTCTGCCCAAATACCCTGGCTTAAATACCTATCAGCGTGCCATTCATGCTGGTGATGAAGAGCATGGCACCAGTGTTCACTTCGTAACAGAGCAACTTGATGGCGGCCCTGTCATCCTACAAGCTAAAGTGCCAATTTTCGATGAGGATACGGTCGAAACATTAACTGAACGCGTACAAACTCAAGAGCACAGAATCTACCCACTGGTCGTAAAATGGCTAGTGGAAGAGCGCTTAGTAATGAAAGATGAAAAGGAAGCCTACCTTGATGGAGAGCTTCTGGGTATTCATGGCTACGCTGCCCAAGAGTAA
- the smrA gene encoding DNA endonuclease SmrA — protein sequence MSHDDDFALFQQMMGNVKPIHNDTAELKKQHKVSEAQLAKREAAIWLTEEDPEYLSIDHAEMLKPDDIIEFKRDGVQDGVYKKLRLAKYPIQARLDLHKRTLEQARDEVVKFLKQCMRLDIRTVVIVHGKGERSNPPALMKSFVAQWLMQIKEVQCVHSAQRFHGGTGAVYVLLRKSAEKKIETRERHQKRLG from the coding sequence ATGTCTCACGATGACGATTTCGCCCTCTTTCAACAAATGATGGGCAACGTAAAACCTATCCATAACGATACAGCAGAGCTAAAGAAACAACATAAAGTATCTGAAGCTCAACTTGCCAAGCGTGAAGCCGCTATTTGGTTGACCGAAGAGGATCCAGAATACCTCTCAATCGATCACGCTGAAATGCTCAAGCCTGACGACATTATCGAGTTTAAGCGAGATGGCGTACAAGACGGCGTCTATAAAAAACTGCGTCTAGCAAAGTACCCTATTCAAGCCAGACTAGATCTACACAAACGGACCCTAGAGCAAGCGCGAGATGAAGTCGTCAAGTTTTTAAAGCAATGTATGCGGCTGGACATCCGCACCGTGGTCATTGTTCATGGCAAGGGTGAACGCTCTAATCCACCAGCCCTTATGAAAAGTTTCGTCGCACAATGGCTGATGCAAATCAAAGAGGTGCAATGTGTTCACAGTGCCCAACGCTTTCATGGTGGCACTGGAGCGGTGTACGTTTTGTTACGAAAAAGCGCTGAGAAAAAGATTGAGACACGTGAGCGACATCAAAAACGATTGGGTTAA
- a CDS encoding DUF3622 domain-containing protein — MSKNRKFAIRTTEKRNGWCAEITRQVTSRKTTVSKRESGFETEAAAQEWAEKELAGFIKNQAARNERKGEARKEREEREARLAQEAADKKSRYLAAKAAREEEMFDEE, encoded by the coding sequence ATGTCTAAAAATAGAAAATTTGCCATCCGTACTACTGAAAAACGTAACGGTTGGTGTGCAGAAATTACTCGCCAAGTTACATCACGTAAGACGACAGTATCAAAACGTGAGTCAGGTTTTGAAACAGAAGCTGCAGCTCAAGAATGGGCAGAAAAAGAGTTAGCGGGTTTCATCAAAAACCAAGCCGCGCGGAATGAGCGTAAAGGCGAAGCTCGCAAAGAGCGTGAAGAACGCGAAGCGCGTCTAGCTCAAGAAGCGGCTGACAAAAAATCTCGTTACCTTGCGGCAAAAGCAGCCCGTGAAGAAGAGATGTTTGACGAAGAGTAA
- a CDS encoding DUF4250 domain-containing protein — MNLANFETMDPIMLMSIVNMKLRDDFGGDLDKLAAYFDIDKAALEAKLATAGFDFLPDAGQFR; from the coding sequence ATGAACTTAGCCAACTTTGAAACGATGGATCCTATCATGTTGATGAGCATCGTGAACATGAAACTACGTGATGACTTTGGTGGTGATCTGGACAAACTCGCTGCTTACTTCGATATCGACAAAGCGGCGCTTGAAGCAAAATTAGCGACCGCTGGCTTTGACTTCCTACCTGATGCTGGCCAATTCCGATAA
- the rluF gene encoding 23S rRNA pseudouridine(2604) synthase RluF, whose product MSQDNAKRLNKFISETGFCSRREADRLIEQGRVTINGQVPEMGTKVMPGDDVRVDDKPINAVTDKPVYIALNKPTGITCTTERDIPGNIVDFVGHKKRIFPIGRLDKPSDGLIFLTNDGDIVNKILRAGNNHEKEYVVRVDKPISDDFIKKMSSGVNILDTITLPCKVTKETKFSFRIVLTQGLNRQIRRMCEALGYEVFKLRRVRIMNISLDGIPNGQWRYLTDAEVAEILAMCEGSSNTEEASKIDAKGKRIRKATDAKLFDSREENQDSTARRNQKQRTFKGRNADEFRHAPNSKKGRHSGKQSEFKGKPGGNKGKTFHKPASENSQRPSKPKRGGTLSLKK is encoded by the coding sequence ATGTCACAAGATAATGCAAAACGCCTCAATAAGTTCATCAGCGAAACGGGCTTTTGCTCTCGCCGAGAAGCTGATCGATTGATTGAGCAAGGTCGCGTCACCATCAATGGTCAAGTTCCTGAAATGGGGACAAAAGTGATGCCAGGAGACGATGTTCGCGTCGATGATAAACCAATCAACGCGGTCACTGATAAGCCTGTCTACATTGCGCTAAACAAACCAACAGGTATTACCTGCACCACGGAGCGCGATATTCCGGGCAATATCGTTGATTTCGTTGGCCATAAAAAACGCATTTTCCCTATTGGTCGCCTTGATAAGCCTTCAGACGGTCTTATCTTTCTGACCAACGATGGTGATATCGTTAACAAAATACTTCGTGCTGGTAATAACCACGAAAAAGAGTATGTGGTTCGAGTCGATAAACCAATCAGCGATGACTTCATCAAGAAAATGTCTTCGGGCGTGAATATTCTCGATACCATCACCTTGCCGTGTAAAGTGACCAAAGAGACCAAGTTTTCATTCCGTATAGTTCTAACTCAAGGCCTCAACCGTCAAATTCGCCGCATGTGTGAAGCCTTGGGCTATGAAGTATTCAAACTTCGCCGTGTGCGTATTATGAATATCTCTCTTGATGGTATTCCGAATGGCCAATGGCGCTACTTAACAGATGCGGAAGTGGCTGAAATTCTTGCCATGTGTGAAGGCTCAAGTAACACTGAAGAAGCTTCAAAGATCGATGCTAAAGGTAAACGTATTCGCAAAGCGACAGACGCTAAACTGTTTGATAGCCGAGAAGAAAACCAAGACTCGACCGCTCGTCGCAACCAGAAACAACGAACCTTCAAAGGCCGTAACGCGGATGAATTCCGTCACGCACCGAACTCTAAGAAAGGTCGCCACAGCGGTAAGCAAAGTGAGTTTAAAGGTAAGCCAGGTGGCAATAAAGGGAAGACCTTCCATAAGCCTGCGTCTGAGAATAGTCAACGCCCTAGCAAGCCAAAGCGCGGCGGCACATTAAGTCTGAAGAAATAA
- a CDS encoding tellurite resistance TerB family protein: MDLKSLLNQALNSDIVQQGQKQLKQQSSSGTLKSLGAGAVGGGLVNLLMGSKKSKKLGKKMRVNALKIGGVAALGALAYKVYNDSQTNQASPEPQNEFREDDPIHSELILKAMIAAAKADGHVDTQEMERIENALKESGVGHQLQSIIHNELNKPLDPNEVARLAATPQQAAEIYLASLIVIDEQNFMEKAYLQELAKQMQLAPEVINQLEAQLRIEQ, translated from the coding sequence ATGGATTTAAAAAGTTTACTCAATCAAGCACTCAACTCAGATATAGTCCAGCAAGGTCAAAAACAACTCAAACAGCAATCCAGCTCAGGTACGCTCAAATCACTTGGAGCTGGAGCAGTTGGCGGCGGATTAGTGAACCTTCTGATGGGCTCCAAGAAGAGCAAGAAGCTTGGCAAAAAAATGAGGGTCAATGCGTTAAAAATTGGAGGTGTCGCTGCACTTGGCGCACTGGCCTATAAGGTATACAACGACTCTCAAACCAATCAGGCCTCTCCTGAACCTCAAAATGAGTTTCGCGAAGATGATCCAATACATAGTGAACTCATCTTAAAAGCCATGATCGCAGCTGCAAAAGCTGACGGCCATGTAGACACACAAGAAATGGAGCGCATCGAGAACGCACTCAAAGAGTCGGGAGTTGGCCACCAACTTCAAAGCATTATCCACAATGAGCTGAATAAACCACTCGACCCAAATGAAGTCGCACGTTTAGCCGCGACACCACAGCAAGCCGCTGAAATTTACCTCGCCTCCTTGATAGTGATAGACGAGCAGAACTTTATGGAAAAAGCCTATTTGCAAGAGCTTGCTAAACAAATGCAACTGGCGCCAGAAGTTATCAACCAGCTTGAGGCACAACTGCGTATTGAGCAATAA